The Maylandia zebra isolate NMK-2024a linkage group LG4, Mzebra_GT3a, whole genome shotgun sequence genome includes a window with the following:
- the LOC143418394 gene encoding uncharacterized protein LOC143418394 isoform X1: MELLQMQTGHSTEFASWGKLKTENARVKLRRSEATSDLQTESDSGSRLGKGKRKRRPVIQSSSDEDWDNAAEQPETSSTSAMENRHSSETPHQNVTHPFVQLPPPSTPSPVVSQPVPRQLVQATNTSMFVRVLTLLEDIKETQRIHSRMLQSLLKQRDGPVAAVLPEGAVFPLRTVADVEALEQKLIDPVFLKEVVAVVAEIGGSTVDEATRRMMAFIMDNALSRQYNFVGRHGKREFRGLKIFEVLYGSLKKNALTSQITRKEAEKAASKWFIGARDRGGNRMARAQCRVQESILEDSSHETVFWFLTVLRYVNNFQLCLAVCAIFFFAQSAPGTPASQTT, encoded by the exons ATGGAGTTACTCCAGATGCAAACTGGTCACAGTACAGAGTTCGCATCTTGGGGAAAGCTG aaaactgaaaatgcCAGGGTGAAACTGCGGAGGTCTGAAGCAACCTCTGATCTGCAGACTGAGTCAGATTCTGGAAGCAGATTGGGAAAAGGGAAGCGGAAAAGGAG gCCAGTGATCCAGTCAAGCTCGGATGAGGATTGGGACAACGCTGCGGAACAGCCAGAGACCTCATCAACATCAGCAATGGAGAATAGACATTCAAGTGAAACTCCCCACCAGAACGTCACTCATCCATTTGTTCAGCTACCACCACCCTCAACTCCTTCACCTGTGGTTTCACAACCAGTTCCAAGACAACTTGTACAAGCCACCAATACCAGCATGTTTGTACGTGTTCTAACCCTCCTGGAAGACATTAAGGAGACTCAGAGGATCCACAGTCGAATGCTACAGTCTCTCCTCAAACAACGTGATGGACCAGTTGCTGCAGTATTACCCGAGGGTGCTGTTTTTCCTCTCCGGACAGTCGCAGACGTGGAAGCACTGGAACAAAAACTGATAGACCCTGTCTTCCTGAAAGAAGTG GTTGCTGTTGTGGCAGAGATCGGAGGGAGCACTGTTGATGAAGCCACCAGAAGAATGATGGCCttcattatggacaatgctctTTCCAGGCAATATAACTTCGTTGGGCGCCATGGAAAGCGGGAATTTCGAGGGCTTAAGATTTTTGAAGTGCTATATG GCAGCTTGAAAAAAAATGCTCTTACAAGCCAGATTACCAGAAAAGAGGCAGAAAAGGCAGCATCCAAGTGGTTTATTGGTGCAAGAGATAGAGGAGGAAATCGCATGGCAAGGGCACAGTGTCGCGTGCAGGAGAG CATACTTGAAGACAGCTCTCACGAAACCGTTTTTTGGTTCCTCACTGTGTTACGGTATGTGAACAATTTCCAGTTATGTTTAGCAGTTTGTGCAATATTCTTCTTTGCACAATCAGCTCCAGGAACTCCAGCCAGTCAAACAACTTGA
- the LOC143418394 gene encoding uncharacterized protein LOC143418394 isoform X2: MELLQMQTGHSTEFASWGKLKTENARVKLRRSEATSDLQTESDSGSRLGKGKRKRRPVIQSSSDEDWDNAAEQPETSSTSAMENRHSSETPHQNVTHPFVQLPPPSTPSPVVSQPVPRQLVQATNTSMFVRVLTLLEDIKETQRIHSRMLQSLLKQRDGPVAAVLPEGAVFPLRTVADVEALEQKLIDPVFLKEVVAVVAEIGGSTVDEATRRMMAFIMDNALSRQYNFVGRHGKREFRGLKIFEVLYGSLKKNALTSQITRKEAEKAASKWFIGARDRGGNRMARAQCRVQESILEDSSHETVFWFLTVLRTNGSLNE, translated from the exons ATGGAGTTACTCCAGATGCAAACTGGTCACAGTACAGAGTTCGCATCTTGGGGAAAGCTG aaaactgaaaatgcCAGGGTGAAACTGCGGAGGTCTGAAGCAACCTCTGATCTGCAGACTGAGTCAGATTCTGGAAGCAGATTGGGAAAAGGGAAGCGGAAAAGGAG gCCAGTGATCCAGTCAAGCTCGGATGAGGATTGGGACAACGCTGCGGAACAGCCAGAGACCTCATCAACATCAGCAATGGAGAATAGACATTCAAGTGAAACTCCCCACCAGAACGTCACTCATCCATTTGTTCAGCTACCACCACCCTCAACTCCTTCACCTGTGGTTTCACAACCAGTTCCAAGACAACTTGTACAAGCCACCAATACCAGCATGTTTGTACGTGTTCTAACCCTCCTGGAAGACATTAAGGAGACTCAGAGGATCCACAGTCGAATGCTACAGTCTCTCCTCAAACAACGTGATGGACCAGTTGCTGCAGTATTACCCGAGGGTGCTGTTTTTCCTCTCCGGACAGTCGCAGACGTGGAAGCACTGGAACAAAAACTGATAGACCCTGTCTTCCTGAAAGAAGTG GTTGCTGTTGTGGCAGAGATCGGAGGGAGCACTGTTGATGAAGCCACCAGAAGAATGATGGCCttcattatggacaatgctctTTCCAGGCAATATAACTTCGTTGGGCGCCATGGAAAGCGGGAATTTCGAGGGCTTAAGATTTTTGAAGTGCTATATG GCAGCTTGAAAAAAAATGCTCTTACAAGCCAGATTACCAGAAAAGAGGCAGAAAAGGCAGCATCCAAGTGGTTTATTGGTGCAAGAGATAGAGGAGGAAATCGCATGGCAAGGGCACAGTGTCGCGTGCAGGAGAG CATACTTGAAGACAGCTCTCACGAAACCGTTTTTTGGTTCCTCACTGTGTTACG gaccaaTGGATCACTGAATGAGTGA
- the gper1 gene encoding G-protein coupled estrogen receptor 1, which yields MEGQTISWVWIYVNSTEQLNTSYPYNATDLSENSDKYQSYIVGLFLSCLYTILLFPIGFIGNILILVVNLNHREKMTIPDLYFVNLAVADLILVADSLIEVFNLNEKYYDYAVLCTFMSLFLQVNMYSSIFFLTWMSFDRYIALASSMSSNPLRTMQHAKLSCGLIWMASILATLLPFTIVQTQHRGEVHFCFANVFEIQWLEVTIGFLVPFSIIGLCYSLIGRILMRAQKHRGLWPRRQKALRMIVVVVLVFFICWLPENVFISIQLLQGTADPSQRTATTLWHDYPLTGHIVNLAAFSNSCLNPIIYSFLGETFRDKLRLFIKQKASWSAVNRFCHHGLDLHLPVRGEVSEV from the coding sequence ATGGAAGGGCAGACAATCTCTTGGGTCTGGATATATGTAAACAGTACGGAACAACTGAACACTTCATATCCATACAATGCTACAGACTTAAGCGAAAACTCAGACAAATACCAGTCATACATCGTTGGTCTCTTCCTTTCCTGCCTGTATACCATCCTCCTTTTTCCTATTGGATTTATTGGTAACATCTTAATCCTGGTGGTGAACCTGAACCACAGAGAGAAGATGACCATCCCCGATCTTTACTTTGTTAACCTGGCTGTAGCTGACCTCATCCTGGTGGCAGATTCCCTCATTGAGGTCTTTAATCTGAATGAAAAGTATTACGACTACGCCGTCCTCTGCACCTTCATGTCACTTTTCCTGCAGGTCAATATGTACAGCAGCATCTTTTTTCTCACGTGGATGAGCTTTGACAGGTACATCGCCTTGGCTAGCTCCATGAGCAGCAACCCACTGAGGACTATGCAGCACGCCAAGCTCAGCTGTGGCCTCATTTGGATGGCCTCCATCCTGGCCACGCTTCTCCCCTTCACCATTGTGCAGACCCAGCACAGAGGTGAGGTGCACTTCTGTTTCGCCAATGTCTTTGAGATTCAGTGGCTGGAGGTAACCATTGGCTTTTTGGTGCCCTTCTCCATCATTGGTCTATGCTACTCTCTGATTGGGCGAATTCTCATGAGGGCCCAGAAGCACCGTGGACTGTGGCCACGGCGGCAGAAGGCTCTGCGCATGATTGTGGTGGTGGTTCTGGTATTCTTCATCTGCTGGCTGCCAGAGAACGTCTTCATCAGCATTCAGCTACTGCAGGGCACAGCTGACCCATCGCAGAGGACTGCTACCACCCTGTGGCACGACTACCCGCTCACAGGCCACATTGTTAATCTGGCAGCTTTCTCCAACAGCTGCCTCAACCCCATTATCTACAGCTTTCTAGGAGAGACCTTCAGGGACAAGCTGCGTCTCTTCATTAAGCAGAAGGCCAGCTGGTCGGCCGTGAACCGCTTTTGCCACCATGGTCTTGATTTACACCTCCCTGTCAGGGGTGAGGTGTCAGAGGTGTGA
- the LOC143418394 gene encoding uncharacterized protein LOC143418394 isoform X3, whose amino-acid sequence MELLQMQTGHSTEFASWGKLKTENARVKLRRSEATSDLQTESDSGSRLGKGKRKRRPVIQSSSDEDWDNAAEQPETSSTSAMENRHSSETPHQNVTHPFVQLPPPSTPSPVVSQPVPRQLVQATNTSMFVRVLTLLEDIKETQRIHSRMLQSLLKQRDGPVAAVLPEGAVFPLRTVADVEALEQKLIDPVFLKEVVAVVAEIGGSTVDEATRRMMAFIMDNALSRQYNFVGRHGKREFRGLKIFEVLYAYLKTALTKPFFGSSLCYGPMDH is encoded by the exons ATGGAGTTACTCCAGATGCAAACTGGTCACAGTACAGAGTTCGCATCTTGGGGAAAGCTG aaaactgaaaatgcCAGGGTGAAACTGCGGAGGTCTGAAGCAACCTCTGATCTGCAGACTGAGTCAGATTCTGGAAGCAGATTGGGAAAAGGGAAGCGGAAAAGGAG gCCAGTGATCCAGTCAAGCTCGGATGAGGATTGGGACAACGCTGCGGAACAGCCAGAGACCTCATCAACATCAGCAATGGAGAATAGACATTCAAGTGAAACTCCCCACCAGAACGTCACTCATCCATTTGTTCAGCTACCACCACCCTCAACTCCTTCACCTGTGGTTTCACAACCAGTTCCAAGACAACTTGTACAAGCCACCAATACCAGCATGTTTGTACGTGTTCTAACCCTCCTGGAAGACATTAAGGAGACTCAGAGGATCCACAGTCGAATGCTACAGTCTCTCCTCAAACAACGTGATGGACCAGTTGCTGCAGTATTACCCGAGGGTGCTGTTTTTCCTCTCCGGACAGTCGCAGACGTGGAAGCACTGGAACAAAAACTGATAGACCCTGTCTTCCTGAAAGAAGTG GTTGCTGTTGTGGCAGAGATCGGAGGGAGCACTGTTGATGAAGCCACCAGAAGAATGATGGCCttcattatggacaatgctctTTCCAGGCAATATAACTTCGTTGGGCGCCATGGAAAGCGGGAATTTCGAGGGCTTAAGATTTTTGAAGTGCTATATG CATACTTGAAGACAGCTCTCACGAAACCGTTTTTTGGTTCCTCACTGTGTTACG gaccaaTGGATCACTGA